Within the Dialister hominis genome, the region TCACGGAAGAAGTGATGAGCACTGTTTTCTGCGCCGTAAATTCCCTTCACTTTGCGCATGGTCTCTTTCATAAAGGCATGGCCGCCTTTGGATTCGACGGCTTTTCCGCCCAGTTCTTCGCAGATCTTCTGTGTGCACCAGAAGACGCGCGGATCATGGACAATGGTTTCTCCTTTATGGAGCTGAAGGAAGTATTCAGCCAGAAGGCCTACCATGTAGTAGCCTTCGACAAATTTGCCATTTTCATCAATGAAGAAGCAGCGGTCAAAGTCTCCATCCCATGCAATTCCAAGGTCTGCCTTTTCTTTCAATACGGTATCGACCAGTTTCTTGCGGCATTCTTCAAGCATCGGGTTAGGCACGCCGTTCGGGAAAAGTCCGTCCGGCTGCATGTCAATATAGCTGAATTTGAACGGGAGATATTTTTCAAGAGGTGCAAATGCAACATTGGCACAGCCGTTTCCTGCATCAACAACAATATGAAGCGGTTTCATCTTCTTCATATCGACAAATGTCAGGATATGCTTTACATAATCATCGATGATTTCTTTCTTATAAACAGTTCCCTTTTTCTCGGACTCTTTGAAGTCTCCGGAAAAAGCAAGTTCTTCAATATCCTTAAGGCCTGTATCCTCGCTGACAGGGATGCCTTCCTGTCTGACGATTTTTATTCCATTATAGTTGGAAGGATTATGGCTGGCCGTGATCATGAATCCGCCATCCATTTTATAGAAGAATGTGCCGAAGTACATCATTTCTGTACCGCAGCGTCCGATGTTATACACATCAGCACCGCCGTCAGTCAATCCGCGGCTTGCAGCTTCGCAGATCTTCTGGGAGCTCGGGCGCACGTCATAGCCGATGCACATGGTTTTTGGATAATACAGGTCTGCATAGGCACGTCCTACTCTGTAAGCAAGTTCTTCGTTTACTTCATCCGGCACAATGCCGCGAATATCATATGCTTTAAACCCTGCATGAGAAAGATTCAGTTTATCCATTATTTCTTGTTTCCCCCTAATTCATTCAATCTTGAAAGTACTGTCAGATATCCGTCAGCCCCGTACTTAAGGCATCTTTTGACTCTTGAGATTGTTGCAGTACTTGCCCCCGTCTCCTTCTCGATCTGATCATACTTTTCCCCAGCCTCAAGCATCCTTGCTACTTCCAGGCGCTGTGACATATCCCGGATTTCATTGATCGTGCAAAGATCCTCAAAAAATTCATAACATTCATTCCTGGTTTTAAGCTGAAGGATGCCGTCAAATAAATTATCAGTCAGTTTATTAACCAATCTTTGATTTACGCTCATCTATCTTTCATCCTCCTTCCCCATGTGCCCTTAGGCCATGGGTATATTTCTTTTATGCTTTAATATATTATAACATTTGATATTATACAGCGTAAAGAATAGATGATTTAAATTATACTGTTAAAAACTTTTTGGCCTTTCTTTTCTTTTGGGTGTGTCAAGAGTTTTGTGTAAATCGATTCAATAAGCAACATCGTATTGCTGCATAAGCTGAGACATCCTGTCGTCCATGAGCAGCTGGTTCCGGACCATCGCCCAGTTTGCGACGTGACGACCCTTCCATTTTTTATAGAGCTCTTGGATGCGTAGGTAGAAAATCTTGAAGACTGCATCCTCGTTGGGGAAAGCGCCTTTCTTGGTCACCTTGCGGAAGCTAGAGTTGACGCTCTCGATGGCATTGGTCGTGTACATGATCTTGCACACGGCACTGCCATAGTTATAGAGCTGCTCGACGTGTGAGAAATTGTTTTCCCATACGCTGACCGCGCCTGGATAAGCCTGCCAGTCGGTCTTGAACTTCTCGAATTCCTGACGGGCCTGCTTGACGTTGATGGCACCATAGATGAGCTTCAGCTGCTTCGTGAATGCACTCCACTGCTTGCGTGGGATGTAGCGGATGGAATTGCGGATGAGGTGTACGATGCAGCGCTGAACCGTGGCATGCGGGAATACAGCCTTGGCGCCTTCCTCCAATCCGCTCACGCCATCCATGG harbors:
- a CDS encoding phosphohexomutase domain-containing protein, whose amino-acid sequence is MDKLNLSHAGFKAYDIRGIVPDEVNEELAYRVGRAYADLYYPKTMCIGYDVRPSSQKICEAASRGLTDGGADVYNIGRCGTEMMYFGTFFYKMDGGFMITASHNPSNYNGIKIVRQEGIPVSEDTGLKDIEELAFSGDFKESEKKGTVYKKEIIDDYVKHILTFVDMKKMKPLHIVVDAGNGCANVAFAPLEKYLPFKFSYIDMQPDGLFPNGVPNPMLEECRKKLVDTVLKEKADLGIAWDGDFDRCFFIDENGKFVEGYYMVGLLAEYFLQLHKGETIVHDPRVFWCTQKICEELGGKAVESKGGHAFMKETMRKVKGIYGAENSAHHFFREFSYCDSGMIPWLIVAQIMSEKGKGLGELVAEMEAEFPCSGEINLPANHVNAILEAIEKKYTPDAERIDKIDGIGVDFKNWRFNLRPSNTEPLIRFNMETRGDKELLKEKENEVIELVKSLN
- a CDS encoding YerC/YecD family TrpR-related protein; protein product: MSVNQRLVNKLTDNLFDGILQLKTRNECYEFFEDLCTINEIRDMSQRLEVARMLEAGEKYDQIEKETGASTATISRVKRCLKYGADGYLTVLSRLNELGGNKK